A window of Sagittula sp. P11 genomic DNA:
CTTCCTGCAGGCGTGTTACCGTGCGTACCGCGACCTGGACGCGATGATGGTGGAGATCAACCCGCTGGTCATCACGGGGAAGGGCGACCTGGTGGCGCTGGATGCGAAGATGTCCTTCGACACCAACGCGCTGTACCGCCGTCCGCAGGTGGCGGCGCTGCGCGATCCGGGCCAGGAGGACCCGCGCGAGGCGATGGCCGCCGACAACGGGCTGGCCTACGTCGGGCTCGACGGCGACATCGGCTGCATCATCAACGGTGCGGGGCTGGCGATGGCGTCGATGGACATGATCCAGCTGGCCGGCGGGCAGCCCGCCAACTTCCTCGACATCGGCGGCGGCGCCTCGCCCGAACGGGTCTGCCAGGCCTTCCGCACCGTGCTGTCGGACCGCAAGGTGAGCGTGATCCTCGTGAACATCTTCGCGGGCATCAACCGCTGCGACTGGATCGCGAAGGGGGTGATCCGGGCCTATCGCGAGGTGGGCATCGAGATCCCCGTGGTGGTCCGCCTGTCGGGCACCAACGTCGAGGAGGGCCGGAAGATCATCCGCGAGAGCGGCCTGCCGATCATCTCCGCCGACACGCTGGCCGAGGCCGCCGACAAGGCCGTCGCCGCCGCTTCCCAGAAAATCGCAGCAGAATAACCGCCCCTCGGGTCGCGCAGGCGACGGCAGGGCAGAAAGGACATCCGGAGATGGCAATTCTCATCAAGGACGACACACGGGTCGTGGTGCAGGGTCTTTCGGGGCGCATCGGACAGTTCCACGCGCAGGAGATGATCGAATACGGCACGAAGGTCGTGGCCGGGGTCACGCCCGGGAAGGGCGGCTCATCGGTGCTGAACCGCCCCGTCTTCAACACCGTCCGCGAGGCGGTGGAGCAGACCGGCGCGACCGCCTCGCTGCTGTTCGTGCCGCCGGCCTTCGC
This region includes:
- a CDS encoding malate--CoA ligase subunit beta produces the protein MDIHEHQAKEILKGFGVPVPKGFVAYSPEQAAYCARELGGPGPWVVKAQVHSGGRGEAGGVKLCKTDAEVMEYAASLLGTRLVTKQTDAQGKGVYRLYVEEASDIAQELYLGFVLDRKSERIMIVASGHGGMEIEDLAHEDPDSLVRSVIDPAVGLREYQARDVGFRLGLTGPQVAQFVTFLQACYRAYRDLDAMMVEINPLVITGKGDLVALDAKMSFDTNALYRRPQVAALRDPGQEDPREAMAADNGLAYVGLDGDIGCIINGAGLAMASMDMIQLAGGQPANFLDIGGGASPERVCQAFRTVLSDRKVSVILVNIFAGINRCDWIAKGVIRAYREVGIEIPVVVRLSGTNVEEGRKIIRESGLPIISADTLAEAADKAVAAASQKIAAE